Within Candidatus Obscuribacterales bacterium, the genomic segment GCGATCCCTAGCCCTAGACGGCAGATTTGAGATCAGCAGTGCTCCTCAGCAAGGATGCTGTATTACCGTTCAGATTCCCTACGGTCTACCCGAGCAAGGAGAATCTTCAGAGGCTAGAGGAAGATGATCATGTGAGAATCGTTGCTACCCCTTTAGATCCACCATGAACAAAATTTGCATTCTCTTAGCTGATGATCAACCCTTACTGCGCCAAGGACTCAAGGTCTTGCTGGAGCTAGAACCCGATCTAACCATTGTGGGCGAAGCCTCAACAGGGCAGGCAGCCGTACAGCAGGCCCTACATCTAAAACCGGATGTGGTGCTCATGGATATTCGTATGCCCGTGATGGATGGCGTGGCAGCAACAGCACAGATCCACCACCAGCTCCCTACAACCAAAGTTCTGGTCTTGACGACCTTTGATAACGATGAATATGTCACCGCAGCCATCCAAAACGGAGCGGTGGGCTATTTGCTGAAAGACACGCCATCGGAGGAGTTGGCGATCGCCATTCGAGCTATCCATAAAGGCTATAGCCAGTTTAGTCCCGGCATTCTGCAAAAAATGATGGCCGATCTGGCGCATCCTACATCCACCACCCCAGATTTACCCCCAGGTTTTCAAGATCTCACCCACCGAGAGCGGGATGTGTTGCGACTAATTGCCCAAGGTGCAAACAACCGAGAGATTGCTCAACAGCTTTATATTTCAGAAGGGACGGTCAAAAATCACGTCACCCACATCCTGTCACGCCTAGAACTCCGCGATCGCACCCAAGCTGCCCTCTTTGCCCAATCAGTTTTAGATCGCCTCACGGATGAACCAGAATAAGTTTGGGCAGTCTGGTTGCAATCT encodes:
- a CDS encoding response regulator transcription factor, whose amino-acid sequence is MNKICILLADDQPLLRQGLKVLLELEPDLTIVGEASTGQAAVQQALHLKPDVVLMDIRMPVMDGVAATAQIHHQLPTTKVLVLTTFDNDEYVTAAIQNGAVGYLLKDTPSEELAIAIRAIHKGYSQFSPGILQKMMADLAHPTSTTPDLPPGFQDLTHRERDVLRLIAQGANNREIAQQLYISEGTVKNHVTHILSRLELRDRTQAALFAQSVLDRLTDEPE